Proteins found in one Streptomyces sp. CB09001 genomic segment:
- a CDS encoding WXG100 family type VII secretion target — MAVDQKLEDAAVVKLQKDMYEKFESIRKRVHNLQGVIDGLEGQWQGIGRAAFDKKQYEINTSLQNMGRILADVVDAMTATRNIKDSKEDEVLAAVNKINVNDGAPTVQSSPLSSF, encoded by the coding sequence ATGGCCGTCGACCAGAAGCTCGAAGACGCAGCGGTGGTCAAGCTGCAGAAGGACATGTACGAGAAGTTCGAGAGCATCCGCAAGCGGGTCCACAACCTGCAGGGTGTGATCGACGGTCTCGAGGGTCAGTGGCAGGGCATCGGCCGTGCCGCGTTCGACAAGAAGCAGTACGAGATCAACACGTCGCTGCAGAACATGGGCCGCATCCTCGCGGACGTCGTGGACGCGATGACCGCGACGCGCAACATCAAGGACAGCAAGGAAGACGAAGTCCTCGCTGCCGTGAACAAGATCAACGTCAACGACGGTGCTCCCACGGTGCAGTCGTCGCCCCTCAGCTCCTTCTGA
- a CDS encoding WXG100 family type VII secretion target: protein MSRNADGLQVTYDGLDFAATNLANEAKLLDEDIQQLTKMVESSKQYWAGKAQEAYALKLELWRKETTDIHQALMGIGHVVGSSGGTYMEGDLAASRYLQ, encoded by the coding sequence ATGAGCCGTAACGCCGACGGTCTGCAGGTGACATACGACGGGCTCGACTTCGCGGCGACGAACCTCGCCAATGAGGCGAAGCTGCTCGACGAGGACATTCAGCAGCTCACCAAGATGGTGGAAAGCAGCAAGCAGTACTGGGCGGGCAAGGCTCAGGAGGCCTACGCGCTGAAGCTGGAACTCTGGCGCAAGGAAACCACCGACATCCACCAGGCCCTCATGGGCATCGGCCATGTCGTGGGGTCGTCCGGCGGTACGTACATGGAGGGTGACCTGGCGGCGTCCAGGTACCTGCAGTAG